The segment GAGCATGATCTATTTCCAATCGGGTACAAAAAGGAGACATTCGACTACGTGCTTCCGGAGGTCATCGGGTGCCATTACGCTCGATTGAGTGCGCAACTCCGCGAAAGTGCACTGGCTGACTTTGGGTTGGTTGATATGACCGCGGTGAGGAAGGTGCTAAGTGGCGTAGCCGATACACGCGACGTTACCGCGACGGCGCCACTCGCAATTTTTCTTTTTCTTGAGCGCTTCATGAGACAGATCGCATAGCTTATGACTGAAGCCGCTCCCTCCAACGACGTCGCGCTCGTGCGACAGGCCATCGTAGCCGCCTATGGCATAGACGTGGTCGATGTCCGTGAAGTCGTACGCGGAGTGAACCGAACTTTCTACCTAAGCGAGTCTGGGGATCGGACGTACTATCTGCGCCTGTACAGAATCCATGGACGGGGCGACGTAGAGATTGACGCCGAGTTGCGTCTGCTTGAGCGGATCGAGCAGGATGAGGTGCTGGCCATATCGGTCGCACGCCCAACGCTAGAAGGAGCACGCAGCTTTCGCGTTGCCTTGTCGGATGGTGCGATGCGTCGGGCAGCGTTGTTCAGCGGGGCTGCGGGCCGCCCCTTGGGAATGACGGGGGATGATCTTGGCGTGGCAGCGCAAGCGCTGAAACGCCTTCATGGCCAGCCGCCGTTAAAGGAGTGCGCACCACGCAGGCAGATCGCCGATCTTTGTGAAGCCGATCGGACGCTGACCCGTCTGGCAGAAAGATTCACCTTCGCTGGCCATGCTGTCGCCGCGGCTCGGAAACGTTGTGAGCGCCTGGTGGCCGCGGGCTGGCCGCCTGCTGAGATGCCGATCGGCTTTTGCCATGGCGACTATCGTGTGGCAAACATGCGGATCGATGGCCCCCGGATCACGTTGTTCGACTTCGACGATTGCGGATGCGGGCCGCAATGGTTCGATCTGGCCACCATTGGATGGTGGCTTGAGATTGACGGCAGATACGATGCGGCCTTTTTGTGGCGCGCGTTCGTCAGTGCCTACATGCCGGCATTGCATGGATCTCCGGCCTTCCGCCATGCAATCTCGCTTCTGATCCTACTTAACGAGATTAACTCGATTCGCTTCTTGCTCGATTACTGTGCACTGGACGACGATCTGTGGCGCGACGTGTGCAAGCGCCTGGATGATATGAGCTACCGGGTGGTATCGGGGCAGCTCGCGATTAACCGTTGGCCTGCGTGAGCATGCTGTAATGCCTGTCGATGGGGACTCACGTGAATCTGGATGGTGAAATGAAAGTGCGCGCTGCGAAGCAGGGCGATCTGGGGTGGTTGCTGGTCCTGCATTCGGGCGGCGCGTTCAATCGCTGGATAATGCGTGGACCCGAAGATCTGCAATCCCTAGCGGACGAATTCTCCTTCAAGCTAGCAGCGCAGCGTAAGCGC is part of the Cupriavidus necator genome and harbors:
- a CDS encoding phosphotransferase enzyme family protein; this encodes MTEAAPSNDVALVRQAIVAAYGIDVVDVREVVRGVNRTFYLSESGDRTYYLRLYRIHGRGDVEIDAELRLLERIEQDEVLAISVARPTLEGARSFRVALSDGAMRRAALFSGAAGRPLGMTGDDLGVAAQALKRLHGQPPLKECAPRRQIADLCEADRTLTRLAERFTFAGHAVAAARKRCERLVAAGWPPAEMPIGFCHGDYRVANMRIDGPRITLFDFDDCGCGPQWFDLATIGWWLEIDGRYDAAFLWRAFVSAYMPALHGSPAFRHAISLLILLNEINSIRFLLDYCALDDDLWRDVCKRLDDMSYRVVSGQLAINRWPA